The sequence TTGTATCGAGAATTAAAGATATAATCGGAAAGAGGAGCCTCCTTTTGTAAAAACTAAGCAtatttgaaagaaaaataaataatacccCAAAGGAATCAAAAGACAAGACATACCGAATCAAAGAAAATCCTTTAACAAGTGATTGTGCACGGGCAACACGTGCAACCATAGGGTTTCAAGCATGACATGGTGCAGCCAGCCCACCTTGGTGAAGAACCAAGCCTCCAGCGCCTTGTGGTTcttctctgtcactccctcGTAGTGACTCCTAATCTCGGCCATGGCGACGGACAGGTCCGCCTGTGGTGCAGCATCCACCTCCACGTTCACCTGACCTCCCAACTGGGATCGAATAACCAGTAGCTCCTGgaaaagcacaaacacacacaatcacacacacatcaacaaaaacatgaaccAAAAGCTTGATTTCACTGTTAACTGACAATATGGCCCGCTCCACAATCATGTTAGGGTGTCTCTTTCTGTGTTGTTTTGCCTTACCTCCTCGTGTGTCTGCTTCATCTTGAAGAGCTCAAGTGTAAGCCCCTCAATGTCCTCCTGCAGGCTGCTCCTGTCTCTGGTCAGCTCCACCATAACCCCTTTGAGATTAGTAATGTCTGCCTCCACCATCTGATGCATAGCCAGCTCATTCTCATACCTGGACAATGAAATTAAAGCTGCTTAATGCGGATGTACACACTTTTGCTGATGATCAATGCAAGACACATATAGTCAATGATATACTGTATCTGTGTTTGAATGTCAGTTAGGTCATCAGCCCCAGCATGTGTTTTAGGACTTTATGTTGCATCATGTAAGAAGTCATGGAATAAACACAAGGTGAACTCACTTCATTTTGAAGTCATCTGCTGCAAGTTTGGCATTGTCAATAGATAGGAAGATACTAGAGTTTCCACGGGCGGCCAAGTTAATCTGAAAGAAAGGTTGAATAGAATGGAAAGTAGAGTCTTATTATTCAATGTTCAACAAAATATACACCTTATAGTAACTCCCAAATTTAGAGAACTTTAAATCCTTTGAATGGTGGAAATGACATTCAAGTCAGTAAAGCAGAAAAACATATCAACGCTTACCTGGTACTGAATGTCTTTGATTGTTGCCTGGAAGCCAACCAAGTCGTGGGCCTCTGGCAACATCTTGGTCTCCATGAACCTCATGATGTTCAGCTCCAGCTCGTGGTTGGCCTTCTCGAGGATGCTCACCTTCTCCAGGTAGCTGGCCAGACGGTTGTTCAGGTTCTGCATGGTGGCCTTCTCGCTGATGGACTGGTTCATGGAGCCGGCCTGGTTGAACCCTGAGCCCTGACTGATGCGGACACCGAAGCCCCCTGCGCCGCCATACACACTGCCGCCACCGGCCCCGGAGGCCTGGGCACCAGACATGTCAGACGAGGAGGACATCATCCTGGAGCTCCTGATGGCTGAGCCAGAAGAGTAACCGCTGCGGCTAGAGAAGGAGGCCATTGAGTCAGTGGTTGTTTCTGAGCggctgctgtggttgttgttgttgctctgCTGGTCAGGGGCTTGAATGAGCTGCTGAAGAGGCAGCCTCTTATATGGGCCTTCTGAAGGGCCGATAggtttgtgattttcacaatAGTTGTTTGACCTAAAATGCTGCCCAGGGCAAGGAATGTGCCCTGGCCAGGGAAAGTGCCCCTgaaaccacccccccccccccccccctcacctggcaGCATTGTTTTAACTAGTCTGGTCACTCTAAGGGGCTGTGCCCTTTTAGTCCCTTACAGCTTGAGGCCATCCAAGCACACCTTCAACATTCTGCTGAATTACATCAGATTACTAGCGTGCCTTTTACAGTAAAATAATGACGATGGTTTATGTTATAAATattgattattggatgtttaacatatcagcaagctAATATACTTGATTTAGAAATTATGGAGTTTCAACAATCGATCAAGGCCCACCAAGTTCGGGGTCCCGGCTCGCATGCGGGAGAACGACACATGAAGAACGAGACagattgacgagacattcaaatatttgagtaatctggcatgacacagagaatacaaagacagcatgcatttaccatttcactgatatttaATAGTTTTATTGTACACTTGCTCACTAAGCCTCTGCACCACTCAAAGTCAGTGAATGAACAGCGAGTCAGCTACtcagcgactagtgggtctgggaggagtcgactCGGAGAACGAACGAGACAAACGAGATGAACGAGAGAGAATAATCAGGTCGGTTCGCTCTTGTTAAagattcgttcattcgaactgattcggTCACAAATGACCCATCActagtatgtatatatgtatatacatctacatatatatatatatatatatatatatatatatatatatatatatatatatatatatatatatatttacgtaGATATATACATGATCACTGGGCCACTTCTCTTTGTTTGAATTTGCATTTATACACTTTAATACACTGTGAAGTACTGGTACTTCGCCACATTCTAATTTACACTTTACACGTTATAATTTATATTGTTTACACCGTCTGTTTTGAATAccctgtttgttctgtttgcCTTTACTTTAGCATTTACTTTAGCTTCTATTTTTGTTTATCATTAGTAccttgtatttttattgtattgtattttatccTGGATTTTCCACTACTGCTGGGCTGTTGTAACTAAGGAATATCCCCTCcaagggattaataaagttgttttctatctatgtattatctatctatctttctaaaACAAATAGTTTTGGTGTTAATAACATGGCTGATATCTTACAACATAAGATGTCCAGGTACGGACCAGGTACGGGATGTAGTTGGTATTGGTTGGTTTAAATTGGTTTATTATTTTACTTCAACTCCCTTAATGGCAGACTGCATTCATGTTTTCATTCAAGAATAAACCGTTCAGTTTCCTTCAGTGTTCATCAGGAATGCTATGTGCTACGTATGCATCCCTGAGGGTGCCCCCCGACCCGCCCATTGCTTCTGCTTAGGCCTACAGTGCATCGCTTGGAGCGGTAGGCCAGTTGGACTTCATTCCATTCTTCTTGAACATCTAGGCCCATATGTCATCATAGTATCTGAGTAACCAACATAATTGTAATACCTCTTTATCCCTCCTTTTCTTTATTAAACAATCCTTGGCGTTGTATCAGAGGatactggaaaaaataaattcaaaacaATGTAGGCTACTAGGAACATTTGGAACTAGATTAATTTGTATTTCTTTACAAATATTGCGTTGCTTTGAAATTGA comes from Gadus macrocephalus chromosome 2, ASM3116895v1 and encodes:
- the LOC132450858 gene encoding keratin, type I cytoskeletal 13-like, whose amino-acid sequence is MASFSSRSGYSSGSAIRSSRMMSSSSDMSGAQASGAGGGSVYGGAGGFGVRISQGSGFNQAGSMNQSISEKATMQNLNNRLASYLEKVSILEKANHELELNIMRFMETKMLPEAHDLVGFQATIKDIQYQINLAARGNSSIFLSIDNAKLAADDFKMKYENELAMHQMVEADITNLKGVMVELTRDRSSLQEDIEGLTLELFKMKQTHEEELLVIRSQLGGQVNVEVDAAPQADLSVAMAEIRSHYEGVTEKNHKALEAWFFTKTNELNSQVSASTLTVESSKSELTEIRRSMQSLEIELQSQSSMIASLRSNLGDTQGRYGNMLAGYQRQVTALEEQLGDLRAGLANQREQYQMLLDIKTRLELEIAEYRRLMDGELSESTSTTTTRTYTTTVVAQ